From Haloarcula hispanica ATCC 33960, the proteins below share one genomic window:
- a CDS encoding nucleoside phosphorylase, with translation MAKQPHLLVEPGDLTDIALVPGDPGRVDRIAGLCDDHEVVAENREYKLVNATYDGRELTICSTGIGSPSTAIAVEELEAVGVETLIRVGTTGALQEGIEIGDMVVANGAAKDEGTSQRYESKAVPAVPDYDVLSSLVDAAEANDEDVHVGPIATDDAFYAETDEYINDWEAAGLLAVEMEAAALFSLCRRKGLRSGAICTVDGNLVEGTQKGETEDEELPEKAKNNVERAIEISLTAAASL, from the coding sequence ATGGCGAAACAACCGCATCTACTCGTCGAACCGGGTGACCTGACAGACATCGCGCTCGTGCCGGGTGACCCCGGGCGTGTCGACCGCATTGCGGGTCTCTGTGACGACCACGAGGTCGTCGCGGAGAACCGCGAGTACAAACTCGTCAATGCGACCTACGACGGCCGCGAACTGACGATCTGTTCGACCGGCATCGGGTCGCCCTCGACGGCCATCGCCGTCGAGGAACTGGAAGCTGTCGGCGTCGAGACGCTCATCCGCGTCGGCACGACCGGCGCGCTTCAGGAAGGCATCGAAATCGGCGACATGGTCGTCGCCAACGGCGCGGCCAAGGACGAGGGAACGTCCCAGCGCTACGAATCCAAGGCTGTCCCGGCCGTGCCGGACTACGACGTGCTCTCGTCGCTGGTCGACGCCGCCGAGGCGAACGACGAGGACGTTCACGTCGGCCCCATCGCCACGGACGACGCCTTCTACGCCGAGACGGATGAATACATCAACGACTGGGAGGCCGCCGGCCTGCTGGCCGTCGAGATGGAGGCCGCCGCGCTGTTCTCCCTGTGTCGCCGTAAGGGCCTGCGCTCAGGCGCTATCTGTACCGTCGACGGAAACCTCGTCGAGGGGACACAGAAGGGCGAAACCGAGGACGAGGAACTCCCAGAGAAAGCCAAGAACAACGTTGAGCGTGCCATCGAAATCAGTCTGACGGCGGCCGCGTCGCTGTAG
- a CDS encoding HPP family protein: MLDQFRKRLRAAARRLRRVERRELQDFRRWAEVTENLVHLSMLVFVPLAIVLVTTLANAVPRLSFLLFPPLAAGSYTLFVDPTSKYSDPKRFVAGLTIGAVCGLGALAVSNSYLTAPGGQFGVNALGAGLAVFATGVVTWPLDIEEPSSYSTALLALLVEPNQRATFVTSIFLASVLVAVLFIIWREQFYEQRATYLYESMSGDDHVLVPMRGDSAGQTAMLGARLAAAHEAGKVVLLDMVADSDAATTKQSLTRDTIQLDIRSENGSESPPARTRLIGDGGDPATAGVSPDKTDLDAEVDWLETHADRIETRTGVSCQVVVASDDGSPAKTTLQTAAETNCDLIVAPYESQHGALTPYLQRLFRSKSDIVVHRSRSDRTRWKQVIVPVRSVSDVAHNMVDFATRLAGRSGRVAVATCIGSRGDRRRAEEMLADLIEPYEGAFETRVPRTSIQTFLSDTASQYDLVMIGASRDRSKASRFISPPTFERLEDVETDIAIVDRGRA; this comes from the coding sequence ATGCTCGACCAGTTCCGGAAGCGACTCCGTGCGGCGGCAAGGCGACTCCGGCGGGTCGAGCGCCGCGAACTACAGGACTTCAGACGCTGGGCCGAGGTGACTGAAAACCTTGTCCACCTTTCGATGCTGGTGTTCGTCCCGCTTGCTATCGTGCTGGTGACGACGCTGGCAAACGCCGTCCCACGACTGAGTTTCCTGCTGTTTCCGCCGCTCGCAGCGGGGTCGTACACGCTGTTCGTCGACCCGACGAGCAAGTACTCCGACCCGAAGCGGTTCGTCGCGGGGCTCACCATCGGCGCGGTCTGTGGACTGGGCGCACTTGCCGTTTCGAACAGTTACCTCACAGCGCCGGGCGGCCAGTTCGGCGTCAACGCGCTCGGTGCCGGCCTGGCCGTCTTTGCGACTGGCGTTGTCACATGGCCGCTGGACATCGAGGAGCCGTCGTCGTACTCCACCGCCCTGCTGGCGCTGCTGGTCGAACCGAACCAGCGGGCGACGTTCGTTACTAGCATCTTCCTCGCCAGTGTACTTGTGGCGGTCCTCTTTATCATCTGGCGCGAGCAGTTCTACGAGCAGCGAGCGACGTACCTGTACGAGTCGATGTCCGGTGACGACCACGTGCTGGTCCCGATGCGTGGCGACTCGGCAGGACAGACAGCGATGCTGGGCGCACGGCTCGCGGCCGCCCACGAAGCCGGAAAAGTCGTCCTGCTCGACATGGTTGCAGACAGCGACGCCGCCACGACCAAGCAATCGCTCACGCGGGACACGATACAGCTCGATATCCGGTCAGAAAATGGCTCAGAGTCGCCGCCGGCCCGGACCCGCCTCATCGGCGATGGCGGTGACCCGGCCACTGCGGGGGTGTCGCCCGACAAGACTGACCTCGACGCGGAGGTCGACTGGCTGGAGACCCACGCCGACCGAATCGAGACGCGAACGGGCGTGTCCTGTCAGGTCGTCGTTGCGAGCGACGATGGCTCGCCGGCCAAGACGACGCTGCAAACCGCGGCCGAAACCAACTGTGACCTCATCGTCGCGCCCTACGAGAGCCAACACGGAGCGCTGACGCCGTATCTGCAGCGGCTGTTTCGAAGCAAGAGCGATATTGTCGTCCATCGGTCCCGGAGCGACCGGACCCGCTGGAAACAGGTCATCGTCCCCGTCCGGTCCGTCAGCGATGTAGCCCACAACATGGTCGACTTCGCAACGCGACTGGCCGGTCGGAGCGGGCGGGTCGCCGTCGCAACCTGTATCGGTTCTCGCGGGGACCGCCGCCGGGCCGAAGAGATGCTTGCGGACCTCATCGAACCGTACGAGGGCGCGTTCGAGACAAGGGTTCCGCGGACAAGCATCCAGACGTTTCTGTCCGATACTGCATCGCAATACGACCTCGTCATGATCGGAGCAAGCCGTGACCGGAGCAAGGCGTCGCGGTTCATTTCGCCACCGACGTTCGAACGACTGGAGGACGTGGAAACAGACATCGCTATCGTCGACCGCGGCCGGGCCTAG